One Ensifer adhaerens genomic window, TGCCGCGTCATTTCTCTGATCAACATGAGGCTCTCCTTTTTTTAAAGAGATCATCCAACCGTCAGTCTCCGCCAATCAGGGATCCTGGCATTGATCTCGCTCAAGTCCGGCTAGTCTTGGGGTTTGCCAGTGCCGGTGGTCACCACCTGATGCCAGGGCCAAAAATCCGCGTCGGGAGGGAATAAAGCTCCCGACGGACCGTTCGCCCTTGCACGAAATCGGCCGATGGCTTTCGTGCGGCGAGGGTGCTGCACGGAAGCCCGCCGGTCCGACCGAAGAGATCGAAGCGCAGACCGAATTGGCCATTCCCTCTGGCGAGGCCGGAGCCGAGGCCCGCATGACGCTGAAGAGCGTGGCGGCCGCGATCGACGATCTTGTGCTCGAACAGCGGGAGGTGCTGATCCTCACCTGCGTCGAAGAGCTTTCCTACAAGGAGGCTGCCGAGGTCCTCGGCATCCCGATCGGTACCGTGATGAGCAGGCTCGCCCGGGCGCGCAAGAATCTCGCCGAGGCAACGGGAATAGAAACGCCGGTCGCGCGTTCACAGGATATGAGAGGCGGGACGAGATGAGCGACGCGAAATTCACCGACGAAATCCTGATGGCGTTCGCCGACGGCGAGCTCGACGAGGAGACGACGCGTCGTGTCGAAGCGGCGCTCGAGGACGACGACGAGCTGATGGCGCGCATAGCCATGTTCATGGAGACGCGGGCCGCTGCGAGCGAGGCGCTGAAGCCGGTGCTTGCCGAGCCAGTGCCGGATGAACTCGTGAGCAAGGTGCGGGCGATGGCCGCCGCTGCAGGGGCCGCGAGCGATACGCAGCGCACCGCAGACGCGCCCGCAGCCGCTGGCGAAAACGTCGTGGCGTTCCGTCGCCCCTCGGATCCGGCAACGCCACCGCAGCGCACCGTCTCAAGGCTTCTAATGGCGATGGCAGCTTGCCTGCTCGTTGTCGTCGGCGGTGCCGGCGGCTATCTGCTTCGCGGCGTCGGACCGGTGGGAACCGGTGGGGTGCAGATGGCCGGCTCCGTCGATCCACGGCTCTCTGCCATCCTCAACCAGGCGGCTTCGGGAGAAGAAATCGCGATCGGCGAAGTGCAGGGGACGGTCCGGCTGGTGTCGGCTTTCGAACTTGCCACCGGACAGCTCTGCCGCGAATACGAGTTGGCGCAGCCGGGCGAACCCGGGCTCGTCGCTGTGGCTTGCCGGAAGGCGTCCATATGGCAGACACGGCTGGTCGTCACGAAACCCGAAGGCGGAGACGGATATGCACCGGCATCGTCACTCGAGACGGTCGACGCCTATCTGACATCGATCGGTGCCGGACAACCGCTTGATGCGGAAGCGGAGAAAAGGGCGCTTGCGGGGAAGTAGCCGCGTGGCTCAGCGTGGCGTTTCAACCGGCACCGACAGGCCGACCTTGACCGGATCCATGGTCACGAAGGTGCGAAACCGCTTGATGTTCGGATTGCCGAAGAACATCCGCCGCGTAAACGCTTCGTACTCCGCCATGGTCGGCACGATGACGACGAGCATGAAGTCGACGTCGCCGGTGACGTAGTAGCATTGCTGCACCTCAGGCGCGGCGGAAAATGCAGCTTTCGCGGCGTCGAGCAGCGCGATCTGCTCGCTCTCGACCTCCACCTCCACCAGGATGGTCAGCGCCTGGTTGACGCTGACCGGATCGACCAGCGCGACATTGGCGCGGATGACGCCGCTTTCCTCCATGCGCTTGATCCGCCGCTGCACGGCGGGCGCCGAAAGATTGACCGCTTCGCCGATCTGGCGCTGCGGCGTCGTGTTGTCCTTCTGCAGAATGGCGAGGATCGCAAGGTCGAAGCGATCAAGTTCGATCTGTGGTCTTTTCGAAGGAGCCATCTGGTGCCTATGGTTCACGGGTTCGGAGCGGTCGCGAGCGGAACGCCACGCGGCTGCATACCCGATCTGCTTTACAAACTTGCATTCTCAGCGGCAATTTAGAGCGCATTTCTCGGTCATGATGAAATAGATTTTCGCAAGTCTACGGAGATCGCATCATGTTCCTTGCCAATACCCATGCCGATTTCGGCCGCGACCTGCTGCCCGAGGATGCGGATATGCTGTCGCTCACGGCCGCAGCAAATGTCGAGAAGCAGCTTGCCCGGCGCCCCGATCATCGGCCGACGCCGCTTCATGCCTTGCCTGCCTTGGCCAACGAGCTCGGTGTTGCCGCGATCTTCGTCAAGGACGAAGGCCATCGCCTGGGGCTCGGAAGCTTCAAGGCGCTCGGCGGTTCCTATGCGGTGATCCGCCTCGTGATCGAGGAGGCGGAACGGCGCCTCGGGCGCAGCCTGGATCTCGCCGAACTGGACCAGCCCGAGGTTCGGACAATTGCTGCCGCCATGACTTTCGGCTGCGCCACCGATGGCAATCACGGCCGCTCGGTCGCCATGGGCGCCCGGCTCGTCGGCGCAAGGTCGGTGATCTTCGTGCATTCGGGCGTCAGCGAGAGGCGCATCGAAGCGATCGCCCACTACGGCGCCGAGATCGTTCGGGTCGCCGGAACCTATGACGATTCCGTCCGCGAGGCCGCGCGGGTCTGTGACGAAAATGCCTGGACGGTCGTTTCGGACACGACATGGCCCGGTTACGAATATATTCCCGGCCTGGTAATGCAGGGTTACACGGCGCTCCTCAGCGAGGCGCTGCGGCAGATGGAAAAGCCTCCGACCCACGTCTTTGTACAGGCGGGCGTCGGTGGCATTGCCGCTGCCACCGCAGGACATCTTGCCTTGCGATACGGAACGGAGCGGCCGCGTTTCGTCGTCGTCGATCCGGCACGCGCCGCCTGTCTCTACGAGAGCGCCAAGGCCGGACATCTGGTCAAGGTTGCGCATGGCGAGCCGACGATCATGGCGATGCTCGAATGCTACGAGCCGTCGCTCGTTGCCTGGCGTATTTTGTCCCGTGCCGCCGATGCCTTCATGACCGTTGACGAAGAGGACGCCGTTTCGGTCATGAACAGGCTGGCACGCCCGAAGGGCACGGATCCGGCGATCGTCGCCGGCGAGAGCGGCGGCGTTGGCCTGGCCGGACTGTTGGGGGTTGCCCGCGACCCAGCGCTGCGCGAAGCGCTCGGATTGACCGAGCAGTCACGGGTCTTCGTCATCAATACCGAGGGGGCCACGGATCCCGAGCGCTACGAGGCATTGGTGGGACTCTCGCCTGCCACGGTGGCAGGCAAATCGAACGAAAAGGTCTGAGCGATGGCGGGATTGGATTTTGATCGGCTTGTCAAGGAAATGACCGCCTGGCGCCGTGACCTGCACGCGCACCCGGAGTTCGGTTTCGAAGAGCAGCGCACCTCATCCTTCGTCGCGGCGAAGCTTCGAGAGTTCGGGCTCGACGAGGTGATGGAGGGTGTCGGCGGCACGGGCGTCGTTGGCAGGCTGAGGCGTGGAAGCGGTAATCGCGCCATCGCGCTTCGCGCCGACATGGATGCGCTTCGGATCCCGGAACAGGGGGATCTGCCCTATCGCTCGACCCGCCCCGGAACCATGCATGCCTGCGGCCATGACGGCCATACGGCGATGCTGCTCGGCGCCGCCAGGATGCTGGCCGAAGAGGGCGGTTTCGACGGCACGGTTTGCTTCATCTTCCAGCCGGCCGAGGAGTGGGGCAAGGGCGCGCTCGCGATGCTGAACGACGGCCTGATGGAACGCTTCCCCTTCGACGAGATATATGGCCTGCACAATATGCCGGGACTGCCGGTCGGCCGTTTCGAAACCCGCGTCGGCGCGATCATGTCGGCCGAGGACAATTTCGAGATCGTCCTGAAAGGCGTTGGCGGACACGCGGCACGGCCGCATTGGGGCAATGAGACGCTTGTTGCCGCCTGCGCCACCGTCGTCAATCTGCAGACGATCGTCTCGCGTCGTCTTTCGCCGACGGATATCGGCGTCGTTTCGGTGACCGAGCTTCTGACTGACGGCACGCGCAATGCCTTGCCGGGCCTCGCGCGTATCCTCGGTGACGCCCGCAGTTTTCGGCCCGAGGTCAGCGCCAAGATCGAAGCGGAGATGCGCGTGATCGCCAAGGGCACGGCGGATGCCTATGGCTGCGAGGTCGAGGTCAACTACACGCGCGAATTCGTGCCGCTCCTCAACGATCCAGCACTCACCACTCACGCTTTTACCGCGGCGCAAGCGGTGTTCGGCGCGGCGAATGTCGCAACGGCGGCGGAGCCGATGACCGGCTCAGAGGATTTTGCGCGTTTCCTCGAACACGTGCCGGGCTGCTTCGTCTTCATCGGCAATGGCGAGGCGTCGGCGCCGCTGCACAATCCGCGATACGACTTCAACGACGACGCCCTGATCTTCGGCGCGCGTTATCACGCCGAGATCATAAGGCAGAGACTGGCGCCGACTGGACCCCGGCCATGACCAGAAATACGCATGAAAGCAGGACACAGATGCCATTGCACTCCATCGACGTCGCACGCCTGACCGGGCGCATCCGTGAGCTTGGCGAGATCGGCCGCGATCCCCAGGGGCAATTGACGCGACTTGCCGGATCCGACAACGACAAAGCTGGCCGTGATCGCTTCGTCGGTTGGCTTGAGACCGCGGGGCTGGAGGTCGCGATCGACCCCATCGGCAACATTTTCGGCATCTGGCGCGACGAGGGGAATGCCGACGCGGCGCCGGTCATGCTCGGCTCGCATATCGATACGGTCATCAATGCCGGTATCTATGACGGCTGCTATGGCGTGCTTGCCGCACTCGAAGTGATCGAGACTTTGAAAGGGCGCGGCGTTGTGCCGGACCGCCCGGTCGTCGTTGCCGCTTTCACCAACGAGGAAGGCGTGCGCTATGCGCCAGACATGCTGGGTTCGCTGGTCTATGTCGGCGGTCTCCCCATTGAAGCGGCGCTGGCGACAATCGGCACCGACGGTTCGGTGCTCGGAGAGGAGCTCGAACGGATCGGTTATGCCGGCGACGCCGAACCGGGCCTCCTCAGGCCGCATGCCTATGTCGAATTGCATATCGAGCAGGGGCCGGTCTTGGAGCGGGAGGGGTTTGCGATCGGTGCGGTCGAAAACCTGCAGGGCATCTCCTGGCAGCGCGTCACCATCGATGGCGTCGCCAACCATGCCGGCACGACGCCGATGGCGATGCGCAATGATGCGGGACTGGCTGCCGCCCGCATCGGCCTGTTTCTGCGCGAGCATATTGCCCTGTCGAATGCTCCCAGTGTCGCGACCGTCGGCACCATGCGTTTCGAGCCCGACGCGATCAATGTCATCCCGTCGCGCGCCACCTTCACCGTCGATCTGCGCGACCCGGACGAGGATCGGCTGCAGGTGCTCGAGGCGGCGCTTGCGGATTTCCTCGTGCGTGTTGCTGCGGAAGAGGGTGTCGAGATCTCCGTCGAGCGCCTGGCGCGGTTCCAGCCGGTCGGCTTCGACCAATGCATCGTCGAGGCGATCGAGGCTTCGGCCAAGGCGCATGGACTGAAGAGCCGACGCATGACCTCGGGCGCCGGCCACGACGCGCAGATGATCGCCCGCATCGCCCCAACGGCGATGATCTTCGTGCCGAGCCGCGACGGTATCAGTCACAATCCGCGGGAACACACCGAGCCGGCGGATCTGGTCGCCGGGGCGAATGTGTTGCTTGACGTGGTCGAGCGGATTGCTTGCAGAGGCTGGAAGGGCAATTAGGAGTACGTGCGGCGAGAAAGGCGATGCTTTGTATCGGTAACTCCGCCGCCACACTCCGGGCAGGTCGTGATCGGGATAGACATTTCTCGAATGTCAAGTTCTGACGCCCGTTGAGCTGGTTCTTGCGCGTCGGAATCTGCTTCTACACGCACATCCGGAGCCCGGTTTCGAGAATTCGTGCAGGTCCCCGGTCGTTGCGACGAAATGGAATCTCTTCAAGGCTCTCTTTTCGTGTGAACGGTCTTCTGCCGGGCAGAAGGTTCAGGCTGGCTCGGTTCGAAGCGCCTTTCCGGCGTCTGGCGGAAAAGGTTAAGGAAATTGCTGCCGCCGTGCCAAACGTTGCCGGTTGGTCCGTAGTCTCGTGAGTCGCGCACGGATGAGCGGTTCTCGCCGTGGCTATCGCTACCGCTGTCGATGACGGCAGCACCTCCGCCGCCTGCGCCGGTGCCGCCGGGCACACCGCCCGAGCCGCTACCGTCGCCGGTGCCCCAGCCGCCACCACCCCCATCGCCGCCACCCTCCGTGCCGTTGCTTCCGCCGCTCCCGACGTTTTCGCCACCTTGGTCGCCGCCATCAGCGCGATTTTCACCATTCCCGCCGCCGACATCGGCGTCGTCCGCATGGGCGGCGGAAATCCAGGAAAAACCCGCGGCAAAACTCCCGCTGTCGTTGAGGCGTGGCAGATCTCCAGCGAGTGCCGCAAGGCCGCCTATCGACAGGGCCGTCAATCTCAGCAGGCGTGTCCTCAAGTCTTTCTCCTCGTAAACGGCGCTCTTCGTCGTCTTGCAAGAGCGCCGCAGAGGACGGCAGCTTGGTGTGAATGACGGGTTCGCCGGCGGCGACTTTTGCGTGAGCCCTACATATCGTTCAACCGATGAGGGGGCAAGTTGTTCCCCCAGGGCCCGGCATCCACCTTGCGGTCGGAAGGGAGTGCGAGGCATCCCTCCCGACGTGTTACGCTTCAACTCTTAGCTTCAACCTCAGCGACCGGCATGTAGAGGTCGCCGCCCTCGCGGTATTTCGCGGCCATCGCCTCCAGCCCCTCCTTCTGCGCTTCCGCACGAATGTCGTGCGAGATCCGCATCGAGCAGAATTTCGGACCGCACATGGAGCAGAAATGCGCGACCTTGTGCGCTTCCTTCGGCAGGGTCTCATCGTGGAAATTGCGGGCCGTCTCCGGGTCGAGCGAGAGGTTGAACTGATCCTCCCAGCGGAACTCGAAACGGGCGCGTGACAGGGCGTCGTCGCGCACCTGTGCCGCGGGATGGCCCTTGGCGAGATCGGCGGCGTGGGCGGCGATCTTGTAGGTGATGACGCCGACCTTGACGTCGTTGCGGTCGGGCAGGCCGAGATGCTCCTTCGGCGTCACGTAGCAGAGCATGGCGGTGCCGAACCAGCCGATCATCGCCGCTCCGATGCCGGACGTGATGTGGTCGTAGCCCGGCGCGATGTCGGTCGTGAGCGGCCCGAGCGTGTAGAAAGGCGCCTCACCGCAGACGGCGAGCTGCTTGTCCATGTTCTCCTTGATCTTGTGCATCGGCACGTGGCCGGGGCCTTCGATCATCACCTGACAATCCCTAGCCCAGGCGATCTGGGTCAGTTCGCCAAGCGTCTCCAGTTCGGCGAATTGCGCCGCATCGTTGGCGTCGGCAATCGAGCCGGGGCGCAGGCCATCGCCGAGCGAGAAGGAGACGTCATAGGCGCGGCAGATGTCGCAGATTTCCTCGAAATGCTCGTAGAGGAAGCTCTCGCGGTGGTGATGCAGACACCACTTGGCCATGATCGAGCCGCCGCGCGAGACGATGCCGGTGACGCGATCGACGGTGAGCGGGATGTAGTGCAGCCGCACGCCCGCATGGATGGTGAAGTAGTCGACGCCCTGTTCGGCCTGCTCGATCAGCGTGTCGCGATAGACCTCCCAGTTGAGATCCTCGGCAATGCCGTTGACCTTCTCCAGCGCCTGGTAGAGCGGCACGGTGCCGATCGGAACCGGTGAGTTGCGGATGATCCATTCGCGGATGTTGTGGATGTTGCGGCCGGTTGACAGGTCCATCACCGTATCGGCGCCCCAGCGCGTCGCCCAGACCATCTTCTCGACCTCCTCGGCCATCGACGAGGTCACCGCGGAATTGCCGATATTGGCGTTGATCTTCACCAGGAAGTTCCGGCCGATGATCATCGGTTCGGATTCCGGATGGTTGATGTTGGCCGGCAGGATCGCCCGGCCGCTGGCGATCTCCTGACGCACGAACTCCGGGGTAACGTGATCAGGGATATGGGCACCAAAACTCTCGCCGTCCCGAACCTTCGCCCGGGCCGCGTCGCGGCCGAGGTTCTCGCGGATTGCCACGAATTCCATCTCCGGCGTGATGATGCCGGCACGGGCATAGGCGAGTTGAGTCACCGCCTTGCCGCCGGTCGCCTTCAGCGGTGCGTGCTGGAACGGGAAGGTCGGCGTCAGCCGGTCACCGCTGGCGAAGCCGTTGTCTTCCGGCCGCACGATCCGCCCCTCGTAGGTCTCAACGTCGCCGCGGGCGACGATCCAGTTGCGGCGCAACCGCTGCAGGCCATTCTCGATGCTGATCTCGGCGCCGTCGGCGGTATAGGCGCCGGAAGAATCATAGACCGTGACCGGCGGCTCGCCCGAGGTCGGGTGCAGCGCGATCTCGCGCATCGGCACGCGGATATCCGGATGGAGAACGCCCGGCTTGTGGACTTTTCGGGAGGCGGGAAGCGGCCCTTGCGTGACCGTGAGGGCTGCGGGCTTTGTGGCAATATTCATGACGAGGCTCCAAGTTTTCGATTGGAGACCCAGTTCTGATGCCGGAAGGATGAAAGACGCTCCGCCAGGTGCTGGACGCACGGAGTCCTGGCTTCGATATCTGCACCGTCCCTACGCCAGTATGAACTGGATCAGGTTCAACGGGTCACTGCGCCACAGCCGGCAAGCCGACCATCCAGCAGTATCTCAGCCCCTTAGCGGGACCCCCCTGGTGAATGCTCAGAAGATAGCCATCGAACGGCACCGGTCGTCAAGCGTGAATTCGTCCGGTGTCGAAGATGCAATTTAAGGGTGTTTTTTGGTCGCTGATGGGAGCTAGCGGCCTGACTTTTCCGGAACGCCGCGCTCCGCGTAATCGGCGCGGTTGATGCCGTGACGCTGGAGCTTGTCGTAGAAGGTCTTGCGCGGGATGCCGAGTGCTTCGATCGTCGCCTTGACGTCACCGCGCTGGGCGCGAAGCACCTCCTTCAGGATCTCCGCCTCGTAGCGTTCGAGCCGCTCTGGCAAGGCGGCGCCAGGCTGTTCGGCCGGTCCGAGAGGCTGTCCGAGCGGGCCTTCGACTCCGAGTGCCACGCGCTCTGCAAAGTGCGAGAGCTCGCGCACGTTGCCGGGCCAGGCATGGGTCATCAGATGCTGTCGCACTGCCGGCGAAACGACGGGCACGTCGCGCTTGAAGCGCTCGGCCGCCCGCGCCAGGAAGTGCGAAAAGAGCAGCGGGATATCGTCACGGCGCTCGCGCAGCGGCGGGATCGATAGCGTTACGACATTCAATCGAAAGTAGAGATCTTCGCGGAAATCGCCGCGCTCAGCCGGATTGCCGAGATCGATCTTGGCGGCGGCAATGACGCGGATATCGACGGGACGGACCTGATTGGTGCCGAGCGGCGTGATCTCGCGCGCTTCGAGAACGCGCAGCATCTTCACCTGGGTCGCCGGCGGCATCGCCTCGATCTCGTCGAGGAAGAGCGTGCCGCCGCTTGCATGTTCGATGCGGCCGATGCGCTTCTTCAGCGCTCCGGTGAAGGCGCCCGCTTCGTGGCCGAAGAGCTCGCTCTCGATCACCGTTTCCGGTAGCGCGCCACAGTTGAGCGCCACGAAGTTGCCGTTGCGGCGCCGGCTCCAATTGTGGAGCAGGGTGGCGACCACCTCCTTGCCGCTGCCGGTCTCCCCGGCGACGAGCACGTCCACGTCGGTGTCTGCTATATGTTTGATCGTCTGGCGCAGGCGATCCATGACCGGAGTCTGGCCGATCAGCGGCAGACTGTCGCCGGCCGTCTCGGCTGCCCGCTTCAGGGCGCGGTTCTCCATGACAAGACGGCGTTTTTCCAGCGCGCGCCGCACGCTTTGCACCAGTCGGTCGGCGGCAAAAGGTTTTGGGATGAAGTCATAGACGCCATCCTGCAGCGCCTGAACGGCCATCGGTATGTCGCCGTGGCCGGTCACCAGAATGACCGGCAGGTCCTGGTCGAAGGTAGCGACGCGGCGAAAGAGCTGCAGCCCGTCGATGCCGGGCATGCGGATATCACTGACGACGATGCCGTCGAAATTCGCGTCGAGGGTTTGCAAGGCTTCGGCAGCGCTCGCAACCGAAATGACGGCGAGACCGGCGAGTTCCAGCGTCTGTTTCATCGCCTTGCGCAGATCGTTGTCGTCGTCGATGAGGTAAACGGACGGCTGCATCGCTCAGGCCCTCTTCAGGCGAACCGTGAAGACGGTGCCCTTGTCGCTGGTTTCGACCGATATCTCACCGCCATAGTCGGCGACGATCTCCTTGGATATGGCAAGGCCGAGGCCGAGCCCCTGCTCCTTGGAGGTGTTGAAGGGCGTGAACAGATCTTCGTAGACATGCGGAGAGATGCCGGGGCCGTTGTCGGCAACGACAAGCAGGACGGTGTCGGAGGGGCCTTCCTCGCAGCGCACGTGGATCTCGGCATCGCTGCGCTCGCCGAGTGCTTCCAGGGCATTCTGCAGGAGATTGATCAGCACCTGTTCGAGACGGATACGGCTGCCGTAAACGCTGACACCGTTGTCCGGGAGGTCGATGAGGATCGCATCCATGCGTCCCGCAAAGCGGCTGCGAAGCAACATCAAGGCGCCCTCGATCACTTCGCGCATCGGTGTCGGCTCGGAGACGAAGCGGCCTTTGCGGGCGAAGCTGCGCAACTCGTCGGTGATGGTGCCGACCCTTTCGGTCAGTTCGGCGATGCTGACGAGGTTCTCGACCGCCGTTTGCTGCTGGCCGCGTTCGAGGAAGGTGCGGGCGTTGTCGGCATAGGCGCGGATCGTGGCGACCGGCTGGTTGATTTCGTGGGCGACGCCGGCTGCCACCTGGCCGAGGATCGCCAGCCGGTTGGCCTGAACCAGCTCCTGCTGCACGGCCTGCAGCTTCTCTCCCGTGCGCCGGTGATCGGCAATCTCCGTTTCCAGATGGTCGCGGGCAAGGCTGAGATCCTGGGTGCGCTCCGCCACGCGGCGTTCCAGTTCGTCGCGCGCGGCGCGCTCCCTTGTCGCGACCAGTGTCAACGCCTGGCGCCGGCGCAGGAGAAAAGCGGCAAGCGCAAGCAGCGGCACCAGGACCGCAAGTGCGACCAGCCGGGCTTCGCGTGTCGCCGCAGCGATCGCACCATCGAGCGGCGCCAGTTGTTCCAGGCGCCAGCTCGTGGTCGGAACCATGGTTTCGACGCGCAGGAACCGTCGCTCGCTGTCGCCCGGCAGGAGCGCGCGCAATTCGCTGGAACCGTCGCTGGTGGGTTCGATATCCCGGAACGGTAGCGGCAGCAGCGAGGCATCGCCGAACTGCAGACTGTCGCGGATGGCAGCCACCCGGTCTCGCGGAATGGTTCTCGTCGTCATGAAGCGCCAGGACGGGAAACTGGTGATCAGCACGATGCCGCGCCGGTCGGTGACATAGACAGGCTTGCCCGAAGCGAGCCATTCAGCCTCTACATCGTCGAATTCAAGCTTGGCGACGACGACGCCGATCGGGCCGTCCGGCCCCTGGACCCGACGTGAGATGTAGAGACCTGGCCGCTTGCTGACGGTGCCCATGGCGAAGTGCTCGGCCTTGCCGTCGCGCATCGCCATGCGGAAATATTCGCGGAAGGCGTAGTCGTTGCCGACGAAGCTCGTCGGCTCGCGCCAATT contains:
- a CDS encoding sensor histidine kinase, whose amino-acid sequence is MFNAPFAPLNLADLDRSMRRTWLVFAGFAVALLVAALLLAGEYGRSQALETVDAQSRIDANLKASLLRAVLERQRSTPLVLADDVEVKAALSSRDGQALQRLNDKLQALAANTDAAVIYVIGTDGVAVAASNWREPTSFVGNDYAFREYFRMAMRDGKAEHFAMGTVSKRPGLYISRRVQGPDGPIGVVVAKLEFDDVEAEWLASGKPVYVTDRRGIVLITSFPSWRFMTTRTIPRDRVAAIRDSLQFGDASLLPLPFRDIEPTSDGSSELRALLPGDSERRFLRVETMVPTTSWRLEQLAPLDGAIAAATREARLVALAVLVPLLALAAFLLRRRQALTLVATRERAARDELERRVAERTQDLSLARDHLETEIADHRRTGEKLQAVQQELVQANRLAILGQVAAGVAHEINQPVATIRAYADNARTFLERGQQQTAVENLVSIAELTERVGTITDELRSFARKGRFVSEPTPMREVIEGALMLLRSRFAGRMDAILIDLPDNGVSVYGSRIRLEQVLINLLQNALEALGERSDAEIHVRCEEGPSDTVLLVVADNGPGISPHVYEDLFTPFNTSKEQGLGLGLAISKEIVADYGGEISVETSDKGTVFTVRLKRA
- a CDS encoding diaminopropionate ammonia-lyase, coding for MFLANTHADFGRDLLPEDADMLSLTAAANVEKQLARRPDHRPTPLHALPALANELGVAAIFVKDEGHRLGLGSFKALGGSYAVIRLVIEEAERRLGRSLDLAELDQPEVRTIAAAMTFGCATDGNHGRSVAMGARLVGARSVIFVHSGVSERRIEAIAHYGAEIVRVAGTYDDSVREAARVCDENAWTVVSDTTWPGYEYIPGLVMQGYTALLSEALRQMEKPPTHVFVQAGVGGIAAATAGHLALRYGTERPRFVVVDPARAACLYESAKAGHLVKVAHGEPTIMAMLECYEPSLVAWRILSRAADAFMTVDEEDAVSVMNRLARPKGTDPAIVAGESGGVGLAGLLGVARDPALREALGLTEQSRVFVINTEGATDPERYEALVGLSPATVAGKSNEKV
- a CDS encoding M20 aminoacylase family protein, with translation MAGLDFDRLVKEMTAWRRDLHAHPEFGFEEQRTSSFVAAKLREFGLDEVMEGVGGTGVVGRLRRGSGNRAIALRADMDALRIPEQGDLPYRSTRPGTMHACGHDGHTAMLLGAARMLAEEGGFDGTVCFIFQPAEEWGKGALAMLNDGLMERFPFDEIYGLHNMPGLPVGRFETRVGAIMSAEDNFEIVLKGVGGHAARPHWGNETLVAACATVVNLQTIVSRRLSPTDIGVVSVTELLTDGTRNALPGLARILGDARSFRPEVSAKIEAEMRVIAKGTADAYGCEVEVNYTREFVPLLNDPALTTHAFTAAQAVFGAANVATAAEPMTGSEDFARFLEHVPGCFVFIGNGEASAPLHNPRYDFNDDALIFGARYHAEIIRQRLAPTGPRP
- a CDS encoding Zn-dependent hydrolase, with the protein product MTRNTHESRTQMPLHSIDVARLTGRIRELGEIGRDPQGQLTRLAGSDNDKAGRDRFVGWLETAGLEVAIDPIGNIFGIWRDEGNADAAPVMLGSHIDTVINAGIYDGCYGVLAALEVIETLKGRGVVPDRPVVVAAFTNEEGVRYAPDMLGSLVYVGGLPIEAALATIGTDGSVLGEELERIGYAGDAEPGLLRPHAYVELHIEQGPVLEREGFAIGAVENLQGISWQRVTIDGVANHAGTTPMAMRNDAGLAAARIGLFLREHIALSNAPSVATVGTMRFEPDAINVIPSRATFTVDLRDPDEDRLQVLEAALADFLVRVAAEEGVEISVERLARFQPVGFDQCIVEAIEASAKAHGLKSRRMTSGAGHDAQMIARIAPTAMIFVPSRDGISHNPREHTEPADLVAGANVLLDVVERIACRGWKGN
- a CDS encoding sigma-54-dependent transcriptional regulator; this encodes MQPSVYLIDDDNDLRKAMKQTLELAGLAVISVASAAEALQTLDANFDGIVVSDIRMPGIDGLQLFRRVATFDQDLPVILVTGHGDIPMAVQALQDGVYDFIPKPFAADRLVQSVRRALEKRRLVMENRALKRAAETAGDSLPLIGQTPVMDRLRQTIKHIADTDVDVLVAGETGSGKEVVATLLHNWSRRRNGNFVALNCGALPETVIESELFGHEAGAFTGALKKRIGRIEHASGGTLFLDEIEAMPPATQVKMLRVLEAREITPLGTNQVRPVDIRVIAAAKIDLGNPAERGDFREDLYFRLNVVTLSIPPLRERRDDIPLLFSHFLARAAERFKRDVPVVSPAVRQHLMTHAWPGNVRELSHFAERVALGVEGPLGQPLGPAEQPGAALPERLERYEAEILKEVLRAQRGDVKATIEALGIPRKTFYDKLQRHGINRADYAERGVPEKSGR
- a CDS encoding Lrp/AsnC family transcriptional regulator: MAPSKRPQIELDRFDLAILAILQKDNTTPQRQIGEAVNLSAPAVQRRIKRMEESGVIRANVALVDPVSVNQALTILVEVEVESEQIALLDAAKAAFSAAPEVQQCYYVTGDVDFMLVVIVPTMAEYEAFTRRMFFGNPNIKRFRTFVTMDPVKVGLSVPVETPR
- the thiC gene encoding phosphomethylpyrimidine synthase ThiC codes for the protein MNIATKPAALTVTQGPLPASRKVHKPGVLHPDIRVPMREIALHPTSGEPPVTVYDSSGAYTADGAEISIENGLQRLRRNWIVARGDVETYEGRIVRPEDNGFASGDRLTPTFPFQHAPLKATGGKAVTQLAYARAGIITPEMEFVAIRENLGRDAARAKVRDGESFGAHIPDHVTPEFVRQEIASGRAILPANINHPESEPMIIGRNFLVKINANIGNSAVTSSMAEEVEKMVWATRWGADTVMDLSTGRNIHNIREWIIRNSPVPIGTVPLYQALEKVNGIAEDLNWEVYRDTLIEQAEQGVDYFTIHAGVRLHYIPLTVDRVTGIVSRGGSIMAKWCLHHHRESFLYEHFEEICDICRAYDVSFSLGDGLRPGSIADANDAAQFAELETLGELTQIAWARDCQVMIEGPGHVPMHKIKENMDKQLAVCGEAPFYTLGPLTTDIAPGYDHITSGIGAAMIGWFGTAMLCYVTPKEHLGLPDRNDVKVGVITYKIAAHAADLAKGHPAAQVRDDALSRARFEFRWEDQFNLSLDPETARNFHDETLPKEAHKVAHFCSMCGPKFCSMRISHDIRAEAQKEGLEAMAAKYREGGDLYMPVAEVEAKS
- a CDS encoding anti-sigma factor family protein is translated as MSDAKFTDEILMAFADGELDEETTRRVEAALEDDDELMARIAMFMETRAAASEALKPVLAEPVPDELVSKVRAMAAAAGAASDTQRTADAPAAAGENVVAFRRPSDPATPPQRTVSRLLMAMAACLLVVVGGAGGYLLRGVGPVGTGGVQMAGSVDPRLSAILNQAASGEEIAIGEVQGTVRLVSAFELATGQLCREYELAQPGEPGLVAVACRKASIWQTRLVVTKPEGGDGYAPASSLETVDAYLTSIGAGQPLDAEAEKRALAGK